One Streptomyces sp. NBC_00223 genomic window carries:
- a CDS encoding SAM-dependent methyltransferase: MPYGDTPLTDKIDVTVPSVARMYDFLLNGKDNYPADREATEQLLQQVPSTKVLALNNRQFLRRVVRVLAEDYGIKQFVDHGSGLPTQDNVHEVAQRIHPDARVVYVDNDPIVLAHGRALLEQNENTAVIQADMRDTDAIWESAEVKRLINLDEPVAALFVSVLHCIPDRDDPSGVIHRVARRLPPGSYMVVCQLVSEDPETRRAVTEFMDQSTGGQWGEVRREQDVRDFLDGLEILEPGLVEVSTWRPDNDLALKQPGEEWIEFGGVARLG, from the coding sequence ATGCCATACGGGGACACACCGCTGACCGACAAGATCGACGTGACGGTGCCCAGTGTGGCCCGCATGTACGACTTCCTCCTCAACGGAAAGGACAACTACCCGGCCGACCGAGAGGCCACCGAACAGTTACTCCAGCAGGTTCCGAGCACCAAGGTCCTCGCCCTGAACAACCGTCAGTTCCTGCGCCGCGTGGTGCGCGTACTGGCCGAGGACTACGGCATCAAGCAGTTCGTCGACCACGGATCGGGCCTTCCGACCCAGGACAACGTCCATGAGGTCGCCCAGCGGATCCACCCCGACGCCCGGGTCGTGTACGTCGACAACGACCCGATAGTCCTCGCCCACGGCCGGGCGCTGCTGGAGCAGAACGAGAACACGGCCGTCATACAGGCGGACATGCGCGACACCGACGCCATATGGGAGAGCGCGGAGGTCAAGCGCCTGATAAACCTCGACGAGCCGGTCGCCGCGCTCTTCGTGTCGGTGCTGCACTGCATCCCGGACCGCGACGACCCCTCGGGCGTCATCCACCGCGTCGCCCGCCGGCTCCCGCCCGGCAGCTACATGGTCGTCTGCCAGCTGGTCAGCGAGGACCCCGAGACCCGGCGGGCGGTCACCGAGTTCATGGACCAGTCCACCGGCGGACAGTGGGGCGAGGTGCGGCGCGAGCAGGACGTGCGCGACTTCCTCGACGGTCTGGAGATCCTGGAACCCGGTCTGGTGGAGGTCTCCACCTGGCGGCCCGACAACGACCTCGCGCTCAAGCAGCCCGGCGAGGAGTGGATCGAGTTCGGCGGAGTGGCCCGTCTGGGCTGA
- a CDS encoding ATP-binding protein, producing the protein MWGGPTGSGGEGVREDGFAALRFDATPVSVTRTRRFLRSTLTNWQLADLVDDATTIAAELVANAVTHALQPPVSHRSPYTAAWITLLRMDRAVVCAVSDPSPALPAPSDPDPFAESGRGLHIVAELSESWGHSPAASAGKTVWARLASGS; encoded by the coding sequence GTGTGGGGCGGCCCTACGGGCTCGGGCGGGGAGGGCGTGCGCGAGGACGGCTTCGCCGCACTGCGCTTCGACGCCACACCGGTCAGTGTCACCCGCACCCGGCGTTTTCTGCGCAGCACGCTGACGAACTGGCAGCTCGCGGATCTGGTGGACGACGCCACCACCATCGCGGCCGAGTTAGTGGCGAACGCCGTCACCCACGCGCTCCAGCCGCCCGTTTCGCACCGGTCGCCGTACACGGCGGCCTGGATCACCCTCCTCCGGATGGACCGCGCCGTGGTGTGCGCGGTCTCCGACCCCAGCCCCGCACTGCCCGCGCCCTCCGACCCCGATCCCTTCGCCGAGTCGGGCCGCGGACTGCACATCGTGGCCGAACTCAGCGAAAGCTGGGGGCACTCACCGGCGGCGTCGGCCGGCAAGACCGTCTGGGCCCGGCTCGCCAGCGGCAGCTAG
- a CDS encoding alpha-galactosidase: MSSAPVRTVSLRAAGTCLVVELTEPVPRVLHWGADLGELSDGDLAALGLTAEAAVLHSALDIPRRFTVWPTEADGWSGTPAHHGHRAGAATAPRLTTTGTSYRQGEAGGGELTIALTDPAAGLDISLGYRLEPSGVLAVQAALTRRADADPDPAPYDLAHVTALLPLPRRATEILDFTGKWSRERSPQRRPLAHGTWTREVRRGKPGADSPYLLTVGVPGFGFRAGEVWGLHVAWSGDQRYLVEQLPEGAGVHASVLGGGELLRSGEIRLAPGATYRTPVCHFAWSDGGLDGLAGRFHDLLRARPGHPRGPRPLVLNSWEAVYFDHDHDRLLRLAERAAEVGVERFVLDDGWFSGRRSDRAGLGDWTVDPVVWPDGLTPLADHVRSLGMEFGLWVEPEMVNPDSGLARSHPDWVLGPAAGLGPTARHQYVLDLANPEVWTYLLDALDALVRTYGIAFLKWDHNRELHEAVRGPADRPVAHAQVTALYRLLDALRERHPGLEIESCASGGGRIDLGILSRTDRVWTSDCNDPVERQSIQRWTGQLLPPELVGAHVGPSPSHTTARASSDTFRLTTALFGHAGIEQDLTARTPAELARITAWSALYRELRPLLHGGRTVRADLGSEATLLHGVVAHDGSAALYCWARVATSPEGQSGRIPLPGLAAEARYRVRVRTDLGLPALHQSAGPAWLTEAIDGWVTLPGAVLTVAGVPMPTLDPEQALLIEVRRAD, encoded by the coding sequence ATGTCCAGCGCCCCCGTGCGGACCGTGTCGCTGCGCGCGGCCGGCACCTGTCTCGTCGTGGAACTCACCGAGCCGGTGCCCAGGGTCCTGCACTGGGGAGCGGACCTCGGCGAGCTGTCCGACGGCGATCTCGCCGCGCTCGGTCTGACCGCCGAGGCCGCCGTCCTCCACAGCGCCCTGGACATTCCCCGGCGCTTCACCGTCTGGCCCACCGAGGCCGACGGCTGGTCCGGCACGCCCGCCCACCACGGACACCGCGCGGGGGCCGCCACCGCCCCGCGGCTGACCACGACCGGCACCTCGTACCGTCAAGGCGAGGCGGGCGGCGGCGAGTTGACGATCGCGCTGACCGACCCGGCCGCCGGACTCGACATCAGCCTCGGCTACCGGCTCGAACCCTCCGGCGTGCTCGCCGTCCAGGCCGCGCTGACCCGGCGGGCCGACGCGGACCCGGACCCGGCGCCGTACGACCTCGCGCACGTCACCGCGCTGCTGCCGCTGCCCCGCAGGGCCACCGAGATCCTCGACTTCACCGGCAAGTGGAGCCGGGAGCGCTCCCCGCAGCGCCGCCCGCTCGCCCACGGCACCTGGACCCGCGAGGTGCGGCGCGGCAAGCCGGGCGCGGACTCGCCGTATCTGCTCACCGTCGGCGTCCCCGGCTTCGGCTTCCGCGCGGGCGAGGTGTGGGGGCTGCACGTGGCCTGGAGCGGCGACCAGCGCTACCTGGTCGAACAACTCCCCGAGGGGGCCGGTGTCCACGCCTCCGTGCTCGGCGGCGGCGAACTGCTGCGGTCCGGCGAGATCCGCCTCGCCCCCGGCGCCACCTACCGCACCCCCGTCTGCCACTTCGCCTGGTCCGACGGCGGCCTCGACGGACTCGCCGGCCGCTTCCACGACCTGCTGCGCGCCCGTCCCGGCCATCCGCGCGGCCCGCGCCCGCTGGTCCTCAACAGTTGGGAGGCGGTGTACTTCGACCACGACCACGACCGGCTGCTGCGGCTCGCCGAACGCGCGGCCGAGGTCGGCGTCGAGCGCTTCGTGCTGGACGACGGCTGGTTCAGCGGCCGCCGCTCCGACCGCGCGGGCCTCGGCGACTGGACGGTCGACCCGGTGGTGTGGCCGGACGGGCTGACCCCGCTGGCCGACCATGTGCGGTCGCTGGGCATGGAGTTCGGGCTGTGGGTCGAGCCGGAGATGGTCAACCCCGACTCCGGGCTGGCCCGTTCGCACCCCGACTGGGTGCTCGGCCCCGCCGCGGGCCTCGGCCCCACAGCCCGCCACCAGTACGTCCTGGACCTCGCCAACCCCGAGGTGTGGACGTATCTGCTGGACGCCCTCGACGCGTTGGTGCGGACGTACGGCATCGCCTTCCTCAAGTGGGACCACAACAGGGAACTCCACGAGGCCGTGCGCGGGCCCGCCGACCGGCCGGTCGCGCACGCCCAGGTGACCGCCCTCTACCGGCTGCTCGACGCGCTCAGGGAACGCCACCCCGGGCTGGAGATCGAGAGCTGCGCCAGCGGCGGCGGCCGGATCGACCTCGGCATCCTTTCCCGTACCGACCGGGTGTGGACCTCGGACTGCAACGACCCCGTCGAACGGCAGTCGATCCAGCGCTGGACCGGTCAGTTGCTGCCGCCCGAACTCGTCGGCGCCCATGTCGGCCCCTCGCCCAGCCACACCACCGCCCGGGCCAGTAGCGACACCTTCCGGCTGACCACCGCGCTCTTCGGGCACGCCGGCATCGAGCAGGACCTCACCGCGCGCACCCCGGCGGAGCTGGCCCGGATCACCGCGTGGAGCGCGCTCTACCGCGAGCTGCGCCCGCTGCTGCACGGCGGCCGTACGGTCCGCGCCGACCTGGGGAGCGAGGCGACGCTGCTGCACGGCGTGGTGGCCCACGACGGCTCGGCGGCGCTCTACTGCTGGGCGCGGGTGGCCACTTCGCCCGAGGGACAGTCCGGCCGGATACCCCTGCCGGGGCTCGCGGCGGAGGCGCGCTACCGGGTCCGGGTCCGTACCGACCTCGGGCTGCCCGCGCTGCACCAGAGCGCGGGGCCGGCGTGGCTGACCGAGGCGATCGACGGGTGGGTGACGCTGCCGGGGGCGGTGCTCACGGTGGCCGGGGTGCCGATGCCGACGCTCGATCCCGAGCAGGCGCTGCTGATCGAGGTGCGGCGGGCTGACTGA
- a CDS encoding LmeA family phospholipid-binding protein, producing MAVDLQKPDPRARDQRRPRARRRRALLVTAGALATAVAVAGTADLLLERFAGHRIAEAASCKLRPTGPVSASLTGALAGLRLLTGELGTVHISAEDVRRDGTSMSVAADLHDVTIRGAMSGGTATATIGYDQLRKRLGGAAAGLRPGHDDRGLTLTGTFAGLPLPVTVHTRTTTTADSVTVTPTSVSVLGQEIPVDRLETVRGGASLASRLGPRTVTVPGLPSGARLTGAHAGPGGLDVKVALPRSSGGSSSNGCAA from the coding sequence GTGGCAGTCGACCTCCAGAAGCCCGACCCCCGGGCCCGTGACCAGCGGCGCCCCCGCGCCCGCAGGCGCCGGGCGCTGCTGGTCACCGCGGGCGCGCTCGCCACCGCCGTCGCGGTGGCGGGCACCGCCGATCTGCTGCTGGAGCGCTTCGCCGGCCACCGCATCGCCGAGGCGGCAAGCTGCAAGCTGCGTCCCACCGGTCCGGTCTCCGCGAGCCTGACCGGGGCGCTGGCCGGGCTGCGGCTGCTCACCGGAGAGCTGGGCACGGTCCACATCAGCGCCGAGGACGTACGCCGCGACGGCACGAGCATGTCCGTCGCGGCCGATCTGCACGACGTCACGATCAGGGGCGCCATGAGCGGCGGCACGGCCACCGCCACCATCGGCTACGACCAGCTGCGCAAGCGGCTCGGCGGAGCCGCGGCGGGCCTCAGGCCCGGCCACGACGACCGCGGCCTCACCCTCACCGGTACGTTCGCCGGCCTCCCGCTGCCGGTCACCGTGCACACCCGCACGACCACGACCGCCGACAGCGTGACCGTCACGCCGACCAGTGTCTCCGTGCTCGGTCAGGAGATCCCGGTGGACCGGCTGGAGACCGTGCGCGGCGGCGCGTCCCTCGCGAGCCGGCTGGGACCGCGTACGGTGACCGTGCCGGGACTGCCCTCGGGCGCGCGGCTCACCGGCGCGCACGCGGGCCCCGGCGGCCTCGACGTGAAGGTCGCGCTCCCCCGCAGCTCCGGCGGCTCCTCCTCCAACGGGTGTGCCGCGTAA
- a CDS encoding MFS transporter, whose protein sequence is MDTTPRSAPPGPVPRTAPVHWGKVSALVSGQAVVQGGSFALLIAMNWTAVQIGGTSAVSMLMLASTIPRALMLIFGGAVTDLLGPRFVLLRTTAARAVVLAVGALITYSADHLWQLIVVGLTEGALLGLSGPASGVLMPQLAAPEHLGRANSLYAMVLRIAPIVGAPIGAWLISVGQLWEALLAAAVTGLIWLGCLLYVTKGFKAPRREPGVSMFKRSADGFHLLVRNPRLRYMFIASFCLDLAFGWPADVALPSLVSERGWGVSAVGIVLAAFSAGALGSSALGAVMAHRISLFVRLVVTGLGLSVGILVMALMPSVLSLTAVAAGVGLLSGLNGPAIVTVYQQAAPASRMGAAMSTLSLSGIGTAPISIAIFSSLAIGLGVQTTWLICGAIAFGSPLAAMVALRHPIPTEADTDPDADAPAKPEKVITPVNAPAPARATTTATRHEAAERGRTAQAAPVPTTDARPEPAGRPTRPGHSPAPLVLATTQASTARPETDGPAHATGSAAPAQAARSTTGLVRPAAQAPAPAGAGPAHTTPLLTAAKAPAQATTPTTPAAQAHTLSASSTTGLVRPAAQAPAPAGAGPAHITPSGTAPLHTAAQAATPTTPAAQAPASV, encoded by the coding sequence ATGGACACGACGCCCCGATCCGCCCCGCCCGGTCCCGTGCCACGGACGGCCCCCGTCCACTGGGGCAAGGTGAGCGCGCTCGTCAGCGGGCAGGCGGTGGTGCAGGGCGGCAGCTTCGCGCTGCTGATCGCCATGAACTGGACCGCCGTGCAGATCGGCGGCACCAGCGCCGTGAGCATGCTGATGCTGGCGTCGACCATTCCGCGCGCGCTGATGCTGATCTTCGGCGGCGCGGTCACCGATCTGCTCGGCCCGCGGTTCGTGCTGCTGCGGACCACGGCGGCGCGGGCGGTGGTGCTGGCCGTCGGGGCGCTGATCACGTACTCCGCGGACCACTTGTGGCAGCTGATCGTGGTCGGACTGACCGAGGGCGCGCTGCTCGGGCTCTCCGGTCCCGCCTCGGGCGTGCTGATGCCCCAACTGGCCGCCCCCGAGCACCTGGGCAGGGCCAACTCGCTGTACGCGATGGTGCTGCGGATCGCGCCGATCGTGGGCGCGCCGATCGGCGCGTGGCTGATCAGCGTCGGGCAGCTGTGGGAGGCGCTGCTGGCGGCGGCCGTGACCGGGCTGATCTGGCTGGGCTGCCTGCTGTACGTCACCAAGGGGTTCAAGGCGCCGCGCCGAGAGCCGGGTGTGTCGATGTTCAAGCGGTCCGCCGACGGCTTCCACCTCCTGGTCCGCAATCCCCGGCTGCGCTACATGTTCATCGCCTCCTTCTGCCTCGACCTGGCCTTCGGCTGGCCCGCCGACGTGGCCCTGCCGTCGCTGGTCTCGGAGCGCGGGTGGGGGGTGAGCGCGGTCGGCATCGTGCTCGCTGCGTTCAGCGCGGGCGCGCTCGGCTCCAGCGCGCTGGGCGCGGTGATGGCGCACCGCATCTCGCTGTTCGTGCGGCTGGTGGTGACCGGGCTCGGGCTGTCGGTCGGCATCCTGGTGATGGCCCTGATGCCGTCGGTGCTCTCGCTGACCGCGGTGGCGGCGGGTGTGGGCCTGCTGTCGGGCCTCAACGGCCCGGCGATCGTGACGGTCTACCAGCAGGCCGCGCCGGCCTCCCGGATGGGCGCGGCGATGTCGACACTGTCGCTCTCGGGCATCGGCACGGCTCCGATCTCCATCGCGATCTTCAGCAGCCTCGCCATCGGCCTGGGCGTCCAGACCACCTGGCTGATCTGCGGCGCGATCGCCTTCGGCTCCCCCCTGGCGGCGATGGTGGCCCTGCGCCATCCGATCCCCACGGAGGCGGACACGGACCCGGACGCGGACGCTCCCGCGAAGCCGGAGAAGGTCATCACGCCGGTGAACGCCCCCGCCCCCGCGCGGGCCACGACCACGGCCACCCGGCACGAGGCGGCGGAACGAGGGCGCACAGCCCAGGCCGCACCCGTCCCGACCACCGACGCCCGCCCCGAACCCGCCGGACGGCCCACGAGGCCCGGCCACTCCCCCGCACCCCTCGTCCTCGCCACCACGCAGGCGTCGACCGCCCGGCCCGAGACCGACGGTCCGGCGCACGCCACCGGAAGCGCGGCCCCCGCACAGGCCGCGCGCTCGACCACCGGCCTCGTACGCCCGGCCGCGCAGGCCCCCGCACCGGCCGGCGCCGGACCCGCACACACCACCCCCCTGCTCACGGCCGCAAAGGCCCCCGCACAGGCCACCACCCCCACCACACCGGCCGCGCAGGCCCACACGCTGTCCGCGTCCTCGACCACCGGCCTCGTACGCCCGGCCGCGCAAGCCCCCGCACCGGCCGGCGCCGGACCCGCACACATCACCCCTTCCGGCACCGCCCCCCTGCACACGGCCGCGCAGGCCGCAACCCCCACCACGCCGGCCGCGCAGGCCCCCGCATCCGTGTGA
- a CDS encoding YhjD/YihY/BrkB family envelope integrity protein, translating into MAATPPELPPGPDPDPKPGPTPGPDPEHGPYPDSPRPGPWTGLWTALRSRAVALRRAAERRFPVITELTARLLSVNVLDGATRLAAQIFLTAIPFMFVVAAFTPQGVRDQLVDSAQELFGLTGASNEQLRRINGAHGASTDTLRQTTGAIGIVMALLSATASSRAMARVCERAWRLPRAATRVAAWRWFAWIVTWVAVLVVQGPLRHGFGTGLWLGVPLIFLADVAVWWWTQRLLLGPRVRWLPLLPGAVLTAAAMTALSVTARIYMPRALNRSLAAYGSLGSVFTLLSWLVAVCAALTATITAGAVLAAEPPLAGLLHAPRKRTDAP; encoded by the coding sequence ATGGCCGCCACACCACCCGAACTGCCACCCGGGCCGGACCCCGACCCCAAGCCAGGTCCCACACCCGGCCCCGATCCGGAACACGGCCCGTACCCCGACAGCCCACGCCCCGGCCCGTGGACCGGCCTGTGGACCGCCCTGCGATCCCGCGCCGTCGCGCTGCGCCGCGCCGCCGAGCGCCGCTTCCCGGTGATCACCGAACTCACCGCCCGCCTGCTCTCGGTGAACGTCCTGGACGGCGCCACCCGGCTGGCCGCGCAGATCTTCCTGACCGCCATCCCGTTCATGTTCGTCGTCGCGGCCTTCACCCCGCAGGGCGTACGCGACCAACTGGTCGACTCCGCCCAGGAGCTCTTCGGGCTCACCGGCGCCTCCAACGAGCAACTGCGCCGGATCAACGGCGCGCACGGCGCGAGCACCGACACCCTGCGGCAGACCACGGGGGCGATCGGCATCGTCATGGCGCTGCTGTCGGCCACCGCGAGCAGCCGGGCGATGGCCCGGGTGTGCGAGCGGGCCTGGCGGCTGCCGAGGGCGGCGACGCGGGTGGCGGCCTGGCGGTGGTTCGCGTGGATCGTGACGTGGGTGGCGGTCCTCGTCGTCCAGGGGCCGTTGCGCCACGGCTTCGGTACGGGGCTGTGGCTCGGGGTCCCGCTGATCTTCCTCGCGGACGTGGCGGTGTGGTGGTGGACCCAGCGGCTGCTGCTCGGCCCCCGCGTACGGTGGCTGCCGCTGCTGCCGGGCGCGGTCCTCACCGCGGCGGCGATGACCGCGCTGTCGGTCACGGCCCGGATCTACATGCCGAGGGCGCTCAACCGCAGCCTGGCGGCGTACGGTTCGCTGGGGTCGGTCTTCACACTGCTGTCCTGGCTGGTCGCGGTGTGCGCCGCGCTGACCGCGACGATCACCGCGGGCGCGGTACTCGCCGCGGAACCTCCCCTGGCCGGCCTCCTGCACGCGCCCCGGAAGCGGACCGACGCGCCCTGA
- a CDS encoding helix-turn-helix domain-containing protein, with protein MARVLGNYLRALREAQGLSPNQAGSHIRAHASKISRMETAHVSLKVRDVEDLLDLYGVDPKERAEITAMVQRSARPDWWQPYGEVVPDWLQGLIGLERDAHVIRTYETQFVPGLLQTPAYADAVVYSGHRLEPQHEREQRVALRLERQRRMTEPGAPVLWALIDEGVLYRPVGGPQVMREQLKYLLDVLRAPGVRLQIASWAASAQATPGAAVTYLRFAQGFLPDVVYLEHMTSAVYLDRLEDLDKYRAALDELSALAATPAASRVMLEEALHRYE; from the coding sequence ATGGCACGCGTACTCGGCAACTATCTGCGTGCGCTGCGCGAGGCCCAGGGGCTGAGCCCCAACCAGGCGGGTTCGCACATCAGAGCGCACGCGTCGAAGATCAGCCGTATGGAGACCGCCCATGTCTCGCTGAAGGTACGCGATGTCGAGGACCTGCTCGACCTCTACGGCGTCGACCCCAAGGAGCGCGCCGAGATCACGGCGATGGTGCAGCGCTCCGCCCGCCCCGACTGGTGGCAGCCGTACGGTGAGGTCGTCCCGGACTGGCTGCAGGGGCTCATCGGCCTGGAGCGCGACGCCCATGTCATCCGCACCTACGAGACACAGTTCGTGCCCGGTCTGCTCCAGACGCCCGCCTATGCGGACGCCGTCGTCTACAGCGGGCACCGGCTCGAGCCCCAGCACGAACGGGAGCAGCGGGTCGCCCTGCGGCTGGAGCGCCAGCGGCGGATGACCGAGCCCGGCGCTCCCGTGCTGTGGGCGCTGATCGACGAGGGCGTGCTGTACCGCCCGGTCGGCGGTCCGCAGGTGATGCGGGAGCAGCTGAAGTATCTGCTCGATGTGCTGCGGGCACCGGGCGTACGGCTCCAGATCGCCTCCTGGGCGGCCAGCGCCCAAGCCACGCCGGGCGCCGCCGTCACGTATCTGCGCTTCGCGCAGGGCTTTCTGCCCGACGTGGTGTACCTGGAGCACATGACCAGCGCGGTCTATCTGGACCGGCTGGAGGACCTGGACAAGTACCGCGCCGCGCTCGACGAGCTGAGTGCCCTCGCGGCGACTCCCGCCGCGAGCCGGGTCATGCTGGAAGAGGCCCTGCACCGCTACGAGTGA
- a CDS encoding coagulation factor 5/8 type domain-containing protein: MTSFRAADSELPEPKRRSEGGSALSRRSFVTAAALATAVPVAGAATPAAAHSPARPHPRPHPHPPAEPDFGPNVKVFGPSTPSAEIQAALDAAARISVPAEFGTQRYAFLFKPGTYDVDAQLGYYTSVAGLGLSPDDVTINGAVRVEGQDQPGGGDSALTNFWRSAENLAVVPTDGIDWWAVSQAAPLRRVHIRGQLFLFPRQGGYSSGGFIADSVVDGQVINASQQQWLTRDSSVGSWSNGVWNQVFAGVQGAPEQSFPNPPYTTLPTSPLSREKPFLYVDEHGRYRVFLPALRHDAVGASWSGGTTRGSSVPIERFFIAKPGDSVHTINKALSQGKHLLLTPGIYKLNGTIQVKWAGTVVLGLGFPTLTPTNGSVPMTVADSRGVRIAGVLFDAGPVNSRVLLEIGGKRGGRTDPREPASVQDVFFRVGGAGAGKATTALIVNSDNVLLDHIWAWRADHGTGVGWTVNTSETGVVVNGDSVLATGLFVEHFQKHNVIWNGDKGRTIMFQNELPYDPPNQAAYRHNGVNGYAAYKVADSVKHHEGWGLGSYCYFNVNPTIHTAHSFEAPVRSGVKFHDLLTVSLNGAGVIDNVINNYGGPAQGVDTVPVNIVSYPAS, translated from the coding sequence ATGACTTCATTCAGGGCCGCAGACAGTGAACTCCCCGAGCCCAAACGCAGATCCGAGGGCGGGAGCGCACTGAGCCGCCGCTCGTTCGTGACCGCGGCCGCCCTGGCGACCGCGGTGCCGGTGGCGGGCGCCGCCACCCCCGCGGCGGCGCACTCACCCGCCAGGCCGCACCCGCGCCCCCACCCTCACCCCCCGGCCGAGCCGGACTTCGGCCCGAACGTCAAGGTGTTCGGCCCCAGCACCCCGAGCGCCGAGATCCAGGCCGCGCTTGACGCCGCCGCGCGGATCAGCGTCCCCGCCGAATTCGGCACGCAGCGCTACGCGTTCCTCTTCAAGCCCGGCACGTACGACGTCGACGCGCAGCTCGGCTACTACACGTCCGTGGCCGGTCTGGGCCTGTCGCCCGACGACGTCACCATCAACGGCGCCGTGCGCGTCGAGGGCCAGGACCAGCCGGGCGGCGGCGACAGCGCGCTCACCAACTTCTGGCGTTCCGCGGAGAATCTGGCCGTGGTCCCGACCGACGGCATCGACTGGTGGGCGGTCTCCCAGGCCGCGCCGCTGCGCCGGGTGCACATCCGCGGCCAGCTCTTCCTCTTCCCGCGTCAGGGCGGTTACTCCAGCGGGGGCTTCATCGCCGACTCGGTGGTCGACGGCCAGGTCATCAACGCCTCGCAGCAGCAGTGGCTGACCCGCGACAGCTCGGTCGGCAGCTGGTCCAACGGCGTGTGGAACCAGGTCTTCGCCGGCGTCCAGGGCGCCCCCGAGCAGTCCTTCCCCAACCCGCCGTACACGACGCTGCCCACCAGCCCGCTCAGCCGCGAGAAGCCGTTCCTGTACGTCGACGAGCACGGCCGCTACCGGGTGTTCCTGCCCGCGCTGCGGCACGACGCGGTCGGCGCCTCGTGGAGCGGCGGTACGACCCGCGGCTCGTCCGTGCCGATCGAGCGCTTCTTCATCGCGAAGCCGGGCGACTCGGTGCACACCATCAACAAGGCGCTGTCGCAGGGCAAGCACCTGCTGCTGACCCCGGGCATCTACAAGCTCAACGGCACGATCCAGGTCAAGTGGGCGGGCACGGTCGTCCTCGGCCTCGGTTTCCCGACCCTCACCCCGACCAACGGCTCGGTGCCGATGACGGTCGCCGACAGCCGGGGCGTACGGATCGCGGGTGTGCTCTTCGACGCGGGCCCGGTCAACTCCCGGGTGCTGCTGGAGATCGGCGGCAAGCGCGGCGGGCGGACCGACCCGCGCGAACCGGCGTCGGTGCAGGACGTGTTCTTCCGGGTCGGCGGCGCGGGCGCGGGCAAGGCGACCACGGCCCTGATCGTCAACAGCGACAATGTGCTGCTCGACCACATCTGGGCCTGGCGCGCCGACCACGGCACGGGCGTCGGCTGGACGGTGAACACCTCGGAGACCGGCGTCGTCGTCAACGGCGACAGTGTGCTGGCCACCGGCCTGTTCGTCGAGCACTTCCAGAAGCACAACGTGATCTGGAACGGCGACAAGGGCCGCACGATCATGTTCCAGAACGAGCTGCCGTACGACCCGCCGAACCAGGCGGCCTACCGCCACAACGGCGTCAACGGTTACGCGGCCTACAAGGTCGCCGACTCCGTGAAGCACCACGAGGGCTGGGGTCTGGGCTCCTACTGCTACTTCAATGTGAACCCGACGATCCACACCGCCCACAGCTTCGAGGCCCCGGTCCGGTCGGGTGTGAAGTTCCACGACCTGCTGACCGTCTCCCTCAACGGCGCCGGTGTGATCGACAACGTGATCAACAACTACGGCGGCCCGGCGCAGGGCGTGGACACCGTACCGGTCAACATCGTGAGCTATCCCGCGAGTTGA
- a CDS encoding 4'-phosphopantetheinyl transferase family protein has translation MRHPLFPTPTVPPPASATAGGLLIPTALGTVYAAAVPTSALTAAPQVWLVDTTAHRHAASRRAPVTLDPEELARAAEFLYEGDRDAYVCAHVALRRLIGAYLGLPPRDVSLSRAPCAHCGGPHGRPVVPGDALHFSLSHCADLSLLAFATAPVGVDVESIPAPRTVAETTDVLHPREAAELALLAPAERPLAFTRVWTRKEAYLKGRGVGLSADPAADYVGSGPVAVALPDWSVTDVAVPDGHCAAVAVHVPGLLP, from the coding sequence ATGAGGCATCCGCTGTTCCCGACCCCCACCGTCCCTCCCCCGGCCAGCGCCACCGCGGGCGGGCTGCTGATCCCGACCGCGCTCGGCACGGTGTACGCCGCCGCCGTGCCCACCTCGGCGCTCACCGCGGCCCCGCAGGTGTGGCTGGTGGACACCACCGCGCACCGGCACGCCGCGTCGCGCCGGGCGCCCGTCACCCTGGACCCGGAGGAGCTGGCCCGCGCGGCGGAGTTCCTGTACGAGGGCGACCGCGACGCCTACGTGTGCGCCCACGTGGCGCTGCGCCGGCTGATCGGCGCCTACCTCGGGCTGCCGCCGCGCGACGTCTCGCTCTCGCGGGCGCCGTGCGCGCACTGCGGCGGGCCGCACGGGCGGCCGGTCGTACCGGGCGACGCGCTGCACTTCTCGCTCTCGCACTGCGCGGACCTGAGCCTGCTGGCCTTCGCCACGGCCCCGGTCGGCGTGGACGTCGAGTCCATTCCGGCGCCGCGGACGGTCGCCGAGACCACCGATGTGCTGCACCCCCGCGAGGCGGCCGAACTCGCCCTGCTGGCCCCGGCCGAACGTCCCCTGGCGTTCACCCGCGTGTGGACCCGCAAGGAGGCGTACCTCAAGGGCCGCGGCGTCGGGCTCTCCGCGGACCCGGCCGCGGACTACGTCGGCTCGGGGCCGGTCGCGGTCGCGCTGCCCGACTGGTCGGTGACCGACGTGGCCGTCCCTGACGGGCACTGCGCGGCGGTCGCCGTCCACGTACCGGGGCTGCTGCCCTGA
- a CDS encoding DUF397 domain-containing protein, which translates to MQQFDNGVQASSIAGAQWIKSGRSNPSGNCVEVAALADGSIAVRNSRHPDGPALVYTRAEITAFVEGARDGDFDAFTA; encoded by the coding sequence GTGCAGCAGTTCGACAACGGCGTGCAGGCCAGTTCGATCGCCGGCGCCCAGTGGATCAAGAGCGGCCGCAGCAATCCGAGCGGCAATTGCGTCGAGGTGGCCGCGCTGGCGGACGGCAGCATCGCGGTGCGCAACTCCCGGCACCCCGACGGCCCCGCCCTCGTCTACACCCGGGCGGAGATCACCGCGTTCGTCGAGGGCGCCAGGGACGGTGACTTCGACGCGTTCACGGCCTGA